In Cryptomeria japonica chromosome 10, Sugi_1.0, whole genome shotgun sequence, a genomic segment contains:
- the LOC131859074 gene encoding linamarin synthase 1-like, whose protein sequence is MPPLHSAHLPWLYGGEYLFQHGIRMGKEMANIEWILFSTFYELEPGVADDLSKEVGVYPIGPLISPEFLDGDRNMSTMATPSFWENDMECLEWLENQSERSVIYVSFGSVAMLNNRQVEELALGLEATQRPFLWVVRSDLTDGATAVLPAGFLDRVRDRGCIVSWAPQLGVLSHPSIACFVTHCGWNSVQESITMGVPMLCWPYFADQFIKSTYVVHVWKVGLPLKANNDGLIEKEEFRRAIERLVATEEGMTIREETKKWNGIAKNTVKEGGLSFTNYTLFVNAMMKFVKS, encoded by the coding sequence ATGCCGCCGCTACACTCTGCTCATCTGCCATGGTTGTACGGAGGAGAATACTTGTTTCAGCACGGGATTCGTATGGGAAAAGAAATGGCTAATATCGAATGGATCTTGTTCAGCACGTTTTACGAGCTAGAGCCTGGTGTAGCTGATGATTTGTCCAAAGAAGTGGGTGTTTATCCCATTGGTCCATTGATTTCTCCCGAGTTTCTGGACGGTGACAGAAACATGTCGACCATGGCTACCCCAAGCTTTTGGGAAAATGACATGGAATGTTTGGAGTGGTTAGAAAACCAGAGTGAGCGATCTGTGATCTATGTGTCTTTTGGGAGTGTGGCTATGTTGAATAACCGGCAAGTGGAAGAGCTTGCTCTGGGGCTGGAGGCTACCCAGAGACCATTTCTTTGGGTTGTACGCTCGGATCTAACGGATGGGGCTACCGCCGTTTTGCCTGCGGGTTTCTTGGATCGGGTTAGAGATAGAGGGTGCATAGTGTCTTGGGCTCCACAGTTAGGGGTGTTGTCCCATCCTTCCATAGCTTGTTTTGTGACCCACTGTGGATGGAACTCTGTACAAGAGAGCATCACAATGGGAGTTCCGATGCTCTGTTGGCCTTATTTCGCTGACCAGTTCATTAAGAGCACATATGTTGTACATGTTTGGAAGGTGGGGCTGCCTTTGAAAGCCAATAACGATGGGTTAATAGAGAAAGAGGAGTTCAGAAGAGCGATCGAAAGATTAGTAGCTACAGAAGAAGGCATGACAATCAGGGAAGAAACGAAGAAATGGAACGGTATAGCGAAGAATACGGTGAAAGAAGGTGGGTTATCTTTTACTAATTATACTCTATTCGTCAATGCAATGATGAAATTTGTGAAAAGCTAA